AAGTATTTGAGAATTTTTTCCACtatagttttgattttgtttgtaaatAGTTGTTTGGCTACATTCCAAAGAAGACATGTTGTAAGTTTAGCTTTTTCTGCATTGACAACATAGCAAAATGGCTGGTCATcacatttcaacatttacagGCCATAGGAATGAAatggagacaaaatgaaaatagcCATTGAGAGCTAAGAGATTACAGATTTGAATAGAACAAGTTTGTATTCTTaagattttttaatatatatatttatttatcgaCAAATCATGAAGTGGGCTTATTTGAAACACCCCATGCCAGACTTTTGACaaattttgacaaattaaacaataaaaacattagaaattgGTATAAATGAATTATTGACACTTCAAATGAGAGATTAGgctttcattttaacaaaaatgttctcacttAAATTGGGGCATTATATATGAGAAATGTCTGAAAAGCGAATTTGGTGGGCTTAATAGGGACGTTTACCCTAACCGAAACAGAGGCAGAACATCTCAGGCTGAAGGTATCGACAGACCTTTCCAACGCAAAGGCAATCCCTTCCAACATCACCATTCAGGAGAGGAAGGCTGTGACGTAACTGAGCAAGGACCAAAACATCACCATCCTACCGGCTAATAAAGGAAGATGCATGGTGGTCCCAAACACAGTGGACCACAGTGCCAGGGTCACCACACTACTGACTCACACTAATACATATGAAACACTGTGGTGAGATCCCACCAGTGGATACAAGAAAAAAGGCCATAGAACGTTTACTACACctacagaagaagaaaaccacCAATTATGAACAATATTATCACTTGTATCCTGGAGAAGCCATCCCATGCACGTATGGGCTCCCCATGATTCACAAAGAAGGAGCCTACCTCAAGCTCATTATCAGCAACATCAACTCAGTTGCTTACAACATTGCTAAACATATATCTACCATCTTAGCCCCTTTGGTTGGTAACACTCCTCATCATATTCAAAACTCCATGAACTTTGTGAACAAGGTTTGAGGATTGAGACTGGACCCAGATGAAACCATGGTGTCCTATGATGTGATCTCATTGTTTACATGCATCCCAACTATGGAGGTGGTGGAAACCACAAGGAAATGACTGCTACATGACAACACCCTTAACAATATTCAAAGCGTCAATGGTGAAATTgtcctgtctcactctctcattCAATATCTGGTTCTGCACCTTCTCTAGAATCCCTTAACAACAGAACCAACCTCAGCTCAGACCATTAGCGAGCTGCTGGACCTCTGTCTGAACACCACCCATTTCCAGTACAACAGGGGGTTTTACAGACAAAAGCATGGCTGTGCCATGAGCTCACCAGTACCTCCCATTGTGGCCAACCTCTACATGGAAGAAGTAGAAAACAGAGCCCTGAACTCCTTCAGAGGAACAGCACCAAGCCACTGCCAAAATTAAAACCCAGGAAGCGCAAGCcttcacataaaacattaacTCAGTGGACATGAGGTTCACAAGAGAGGATGTCAGGAACAACAGCTTGGCCTTTTTAGACTATGCTGTACACACTGAAGAGGACAGGAGCCTCCACATTGGAGTATACaagaaacccacacacacagaccaataCTTACTCTTTGACTCCCACAAACACCAGAGGAACACCTGAAGGATCCACTTAAAACTTGTGGATACCCTAACTTGACCTTCGTGAAAGCAGCCAAAAGATCCAGGAAGAACACCAACACTGCGGTGgtgaagaaaaaaggagaataaatgTAACAACATCACCATTTTATATGTGTCTGGAGTATCTGAAAAACTCAGGAGAATTTTCAAAAAACACCATATCCCTGTGTTTTTTGACAGAAGACAGACACTAAGACAGAAACTGGTCTAATTGAAAGaccacacacccaaacacaggAAAAGCAATCTAGTGTATGCAGTCCAGTGCAGTGAGGAATGCACAGACTTGTATATTGGGGAAAGTAAACAACCATTAAACAAACGCATGGCTTAACACAGGAGGGCCAACTCCTCAGGTCAAGACTCAGCAGTTTACCTACACCTGAAAGGTAAGGGACATTCTTTCAAGGACAACAATGTACATATTTTGGATAGAGAGGACAGGTAGTTTGAAAGAGGAATGTAGCTGGCTATCTACATCAAAGTAGAGAAACCATCCCTCAAAAGAGTAGGAGGTCTACAACACCACTCATCCCCAACCTACAATGctgtcctttcatcccttcccaGGAGATTTAACACCTACTCGCATTTGGCCTTGTGACAACTCCAATGGCTGTCATTTACACTTAGCCTCAAGTGAGTCCAACAACTCTAATGACTGTTGtaacaacagccaggagcactaacgaaccaaatggtatcaatgaccttgataacaagcccacagaggttaaatacctgggactcccTGCCAGTCAGTTAGAATTGAAGAAACTTCTTGATTGAGAGGTGAAACGTCTTCAAGTATAttcaaccaagtccagttgctGCCGATTCAACCCTCCtcgaacacagagaaactttcccccttcagcagatgaatatgaaaacagctttctagtgtcaaactctgcacatacatcattctgcaaaatgaagctcaaacatccaattAAAGGAACAAgagggaaaacacatttttgaatggatGGGGACTTTAAGTTTCATTGTTTACTTGAAATGGATTTCTGTTCAGTACACTGGCATGTAACGTTAAGCCTAATTTGAGGTCACGTTACATTTTGCTTTGCAACCAGTGTGTCAGCTGTATTCTGTACTGTGTATATCTCCCTTTGTGATAGCACTGACTGGGTAAGTCAAATTTTTGTTGTTCTCTGTTAATAATGTGATTTTGATCCAAAGACATCAAAACTGTACAcgttaaaaatatattttattttttcatttctacaAGTTCCCAAAACCATCaatttgttcacattttcagacaatttccagCCATTACAACATGTGTATCGCTTAAAACAATAtacatagaaatatatatacatgtttattttcGTTCCAATTTTCTCTGTAATATCAAACAAAGTGTGTCACAGTACCTCACATATCAGTATGTATATGtccatatgtacagtatgtatacagCAAccatataatatacaatatttaatgaaacattgttttttcagGTTTTAGAAAGTGACTACATGCTTTGGTCCTCAGCCACAGTATCATTTTCACTGTCCTCCTTtctaaaagagagagatacaaAATCCCTTATCCACGACCTTTaatataaattttttttttttatctaaataGCAGTTTTCCAATCTCTagatttaatgaataaatatatgatGGAATGCCATCTCTCTCCCATCGTAATAAGAGAAACCTGAGAAGTGCATGGGCCCAAAAGCCCTCAGtacagtttcatttaaatgtgcaACAACATCTCCATGTAAATCCAACCTTTGTCTCTATATATCAGTGATAtttctgttacatttttttttaaatgctttttttttttttttttttaaaagtttgttggTTTAGCAGCTGCATGAAATCCTTCCTCCTTCAATTACCAAaaagtgagacaaaataaataaattaaatcaactAAATGgctgaatttaaataaataaacttagtTATTCACTGGACACTGTGGACCTACACACTCAATGTGTAACTTTGGGCACGCTTCCTACATAACCTGCGGAACCACACCCAGTATAGGAACATCATAAGCATCCAGTAGCAAATGTAGGCCACACAGCCAAAGACAATGAACTTAGTCTCCAGTATCTTGGCTGGAGTTAGCCAGTCCAGTTGACTCTCCTTGTAGATTGTGTAACAGAGCCCACCTAATAAAATAGCTGACCACACTGACAGGGGGAGGAGGGGTATGTAGTTCCCTACAATCTTACGCCTGCCTGACGTCCCCCAGCTGCTTTTGTTCATGGTGAGGATGGCAAAGTACTTCGCAGGCAGCAGACTGGTCATATACAGAGCTGAGTAGAGGGACATGAACACCATTACAATATCTCTGCGCAGGATGCAGGCATATGCTGCTTTCACCAGCCCGATCAGCTGGATGCAGCACAGGATCCAGAGGATGTCCCACAGTGTGCCCGTCCAAAACAGCTGGATGATGGTGGCGGTCACAAAGAAGGGGAAAACACCTGACACGATGGACTCGTAGGTCATCCAGAGGTGGTGCTTGTGCCACCACATTGCATTGTAGAGCCACTCACGGAAGTAAGATTTTGTCCAGCGAGTCTGCTGGTTGAGCCAGCGCAAAAACTGAGCAGGTGTCTCCGTGTAGCATTTTGAGCGAGCGGTGTATCTAAagaaaatggggggaaaaaatcaatgaaacatttcatattCTACAGTCTTTGAGGGTACTTGTGTGATATGCCATTTTTGtgcataataatgaaaaaaagctTCTTACTTTGTGGCATAACCCATGCTCAGCATACGGTTGGTGAGATGTCTGTCATCACCAAACGTGCAGTGAGATCCCAAAAACTTCTGATTGTACCAAGACTCCAGAAACTGCTGAAGGAGATCGTTCCTGTACAGACCTTTATGGAACAATTAATGAAATATTAGTTAAAATGAGTTACAGCAATAAAGCCATGACCAACACTGCTTAACATGCAGAATAATTTCTTTCACCCACATCACAGGAAGaaaaattgcttttttcttACCTAAAGGACCACTTATGCAGGACACACAGTTGAAGAAGGACTGGCAGGACCTTTCGATGTTGAAAGCCATCCAGTACCTAAGACTGCTCATGAAGCTGATGTAAGAGTCTTTCAGGTTGAGGATCATCACATCTCCTCCTACGGCACCGTATTTGGGGTTGCTCTCCAGCACTTTACACAGCTCCACTGTGGCCAGAGGGTCCAGTTTAGTATCCGAGTCACACACCTACAGAAGGAAAGAGACAGTTATGTCATTGAAATTGTGCaacactttgattttcttttaattacatttttaaaaaggaatgTGAATGAGAAAAGTAAATTAGATACCTGTATATAGTCAACAGATGACCCGAGGGCTTTAAAGGCTGTGTACATCACCTCCCGCTTGCCGCCCCACTTCTGcatgatgcacacacacttctggCTCTGGATCAGGCGCTCTACCTCTTTTCGCTGTGGATCCTCTCTGATAATATAATCAGCATCCCCTCCTGGGCCCACTGCTGCAGCCATCTCCACATCCCGCTGGGCCTGTGTGGGGTCCCATGAGTGGTAGTTATTCTTCCACACATAACAGCCAGGGTCTTGGTCTGCAAACACGTCTCTGAACATCTCCATCATATATCGGTCATCATCTGAGTTCCCGTCTACCACCATGATGATGCGCAGCAGCTCAGGGGGATACTTGAGGGCCTTGATGGAGTTGAGGCACTCTTTGAGGTAGACAGGGTCCTCCTGGTATGCAGATATAGTGAAGCCAATAGTCTTGGTAAAGCTGCACGGGTCTGTGCGAGCTCTCATCCGCCGGTGTTCAACGAAGGCAAAGAAGCTCTGAACGAACACATGGAGCGAGAGGAGTAGTCCATAAAAGCCAAAGGAGATGATTCCATACATGGAGGTCACCAGCTGGAAACCTTTAACATAGGcccacaccatcacacccaGTACCACCAGAGCAAAGAGGAAAGTGAGGATGGCTCGGACTATTGAGCCCAGCCTCTTCAAAAAAGCTTTCAACTGCATTGTGTTTCTTTACCTAGGAGGCACAAAGACACCACATGTTAGCATGGCTTGTACATGTATAAAGGATGGTTTTCTGCTgttaaaaatgtacacacaccCACTGTCCTGTGGTCTGGAAAAAAAGAGTGCATTAAATGGAATTAGATGTTTTATGTGAACTGCTGCTAGACATGTTAACAAGCTATACAGCTTGGAAAAAATACAGCTGCCAAGCTTACATACAGCTTTAATCTACACTCTTTTAATTCTAACAAGACTGTGAATCTAAGGAAAATCTAAGAAATCTAAGAAATCTAAtctaagaaataaaaacataggtAATAATTCTGGTGATAGAATAGACTACAGTGGGTTCAAAATTGAATagttcattttcataatttttttaaaaactttttaaaaaaatatttaaattttacattaaatgtttgtatttatttttaaggaTGACATatgcaaaacatttattgtttttttctatacatgtttgtgtgtatgaatataaaatacacattaGCTACAAGCTAAGCATCCTTAAACGTCACACACTTACACAGAAACAAGCTATTCTGATACAAAGCTGTAACTGACAAAAGTGACACCTGATCATCAATTGATTTAGTtaactaataaataataaaatcactAAAAGGATGTAAATATGAACTGAGTAAGTTAAAGCCTTAAATATCTTACCGCAAGCAGAAATCggatatatgtttttatttaagttgttatttttaaatcatgtcaTCTTTACTGACACGCACAATTCCAGCAaggaattattttgttttaatttaaattaaactatTACATAACAAACAATTTTTAGTGAAATTGTATTACACAGTATTTGGTTGTAgctttttataataataattattatttactaATTTATCAacaaaatagtaataaaaaacGTTACTTAACACATGATAAACTTATCAATTTTTAATCCTACCTGATGTCAAGTTCGGCTGAATTTGAATATGTGAGACATCCACTCTGTGTTCCTCTTGTCTGGCACCTTGGCGTGAAGTTTGTTGGTTTTATAGCCTACTAGGTTGAATATGGGATGGAGCCATGAGCGCGCTTTTTATGTCTGGAGAATTATCAATTACGCTCGCCCCCGCTGACTCAGCCGTGAGTCAGGAGCAAGGCGGTGGTCCTGCTGGCTGAGAACATCGGTGTGCGCGGTCCGTAcggctgctttgtgtttttcattttaccaTGGAGATTGTCAAGTT
The sequence above is drawn from the Thunnus maccoyii chromosome 10, fThuMac1.1, whole genome shotgun sequence genome and encodes:
- the has1 gene encoding hyaluronan synthase 1 isoform X2 — protein: MYGIISFGFYGLLLSLHVFVQSFFAFVEHRRMRARTDPCSFTKTIGFTISAYQEDPVYLKECLNSIKALKYPPELLRIIMVVDGNSDDDRYMMEMFRDVFADQDPGCYVWKNNYHSWDPTQAQRDVEMAAAVGPGGDADYIIREDPQRKEVERLIQSQKCVCIMQKWGGKREVMYTAFKALGSSVDYIQVCDSDTKLDPLATVELCKVLESNPKYGAVGGDVMILNLKDSYISFMSSLRYWMAFNIERSCQSFFNCVSCISGPLGLYRNDLLQQFLESWYNQKFLGSHCTFGDDRHLTNRMLSMGYATKYTARSKCYTETPAQFLRWLNQQTRWTKSYFREWLYNAMWWHKHHLWMTYESIVSGVFPFFVTATIIQLFWTGTLWDILWILCCIQLIGLVKAAYACILRRDIVMVFMSLYSALYMTSLLPAKYFAILTMNKSSWGTSGRRKIVGNYIPLLPLSVWSAILLGGLCYTIYKESQLDWLTPAKILETKFIVFGCVAYICYWMLMMFLYWVWFRRLCRKRAQSYTLSV
- the has1 gene encoding hyaluronan synthase 1 isoform X1 — translated: MQLKAFLKRLGSIVRAILTFLFALVVLGVMVWAYVKGFQLVTSMYGIISFGFYGLLLSLHVFVQSFFAFVEHRRMRARTDPCSFTKTIGFTISAYQEDPVYLKECLNSIKALKYPPELLRIIMVVDGNSDDDRYMMEMFRDVFADQDPGCYVWKNNYHSWDPTQAQRDVEMAAAVGPGGDADYIIREDPQRKEVERLIQSQKCVCIMQKWGGKREVMYTAFKALGSSVDYIQVCDSDTKLDPLATVELCKVLESNPKYGAVGGDVMILNLKDSYISFMSSLRYWMAFNIERSCQSFFNCVSCISGPLGLYRNDLLQQFLESWYNQKFLGSHCTFGDDRHLTNRMLSMGYATKYTARSKCYTETPAQFLRWLNQQTRWTKSYFREWLYNAMWWHKHHLWMTYESIVSGVFPFFVTATIIQLFWTGTLWDILWILCCIQLIGLVKAAYACILRRDIVMVFMSLYSALYMTSLLPAKYFAILTMNKSSWGTSGRRKIVGNYIPLLPLSVWSAILLGGLCYTIYKESQLDWLTPAKILETKFIVFGCVAYICYWMLMMFLYWVWFRRLCRKRAQSYTLSV